A genomic window from Prunus persica cultivar Lovell chromosome G2, Prunus_persica_NCBIv2, whole genome shotgun sequence includes:
- the LOC18785600 gene encoding protein GUCD1, which translates to MWPSYLLFNNIIKAEDEEESDGEHSSLVESYPCGQSSSNGKCHVAALPCSHFVEVPHINQLDSWDCGLACLVMVFRTVGIDSCDIQTLAELCCTTSIWTVDLAYLLQKFSISFSYYTVTFGANPNYSGETFYKEQLPNDLARVDTLFQKAREAGVSIQCRSISREEICFLILCGKYIAIVLVDQYKLSRSCSDDVFVSDFYGSNSGYTGHYVIICGYDSATDEFEIRDPACSRKHERVSSTCLEEARKSFGTDEDLLLISLKRSGKQNSPLIQRSARDNIDCR; encoded by the exons ATGTGGCCTTCATATTTACTGttcaataatattattaaggcggaagatgaagaagaatcaGATGGAGAACATTCAAGTTTAGTTGAATCATACCCATGTGGGCAGTCATCGAGTAATGGTAAATGCCATGTTGCTGCCTTGCCATGTTCACACTTTGTTGAA GTCCCACACATTAATCAGCTAGATTCTTGGGATTGCGGCCTCGCTTGCCTTGTGATGGTTTTTCGGACTGTTGGCATAGACAGCTGCGATATTCAGACATTGGCAGAACTATGTTGCACAACTAG CATTTGGACCGTTGATCTAGCATATTTATTACAGAAGTTCTCTATCAGTTTTTCCTACTACACGGTGACATTTGGAGCAAACCCAAATTATTCTGGCGAGACATTTTACAAG GAGCAATTACCTAATGATCTGGCGCGAGTGGATACACTATTTCAAAAAGCACGGGAAGCTGGAGTTAGTATACAG tGCAGGTCAATCAGTCGAGAAGaaatttgtttcttgattTTGTGTGGGAAATACATTGCCATTGTATTGGTTGATCAGTATAAATTGAG TCGGTCTTGTTCGGACGATGTTTTTGTCTCAGACTTTTATGGAAGCAACTCTGGTTACACAG gTCACTATGTCATCATATGTGGGTATGACTCTGCTACGGATGAGTTTGAGATTAGAGATCCGGCCTGTTCAAG GAAACACGAGCGGGTGTCATCAACATGCTTAGAAGAAGCCCGGAAATCGTTTGGCACTGATGAGGATCTT